In Zingiber officinale cultivar Zhangliang chromosome 9B, Zo_v1.1, whole genome shotgun sequence, the genomic window TTCACTCGTCTGCCAAAAGACGATTTGATCGCCCTTAACATCCCCGTAAATTCGTCCCTATACCAATacgaaggagataaatcacgagtGACTACTAATCATTAGTGCAAGTGGTCAGGTGAGAGAAGGCATGCTCATGGACTATAAGCAAGAGAATTTGTAGCAGTATACGACAAGAAAATTATATGCAATTATGAATTCTGATGTACCAAAGTTTTGAAAGAAAGTGAAATATTCATACCATTTTCCACTCTAATTTGGCTCCACTTGTTAATTTTCTTATTTACAATTTGGATCTTACATAAGCTCATTTGCTCATCAAGAGTATCCACATCAATTTTTCTatccaaaatacataatttaaggtaaaaaaaattattttattaaatttagatattcatTTTTCAATACGCTATATATCAGCTTCTCTATTTCTTCTCTTTCCTCTATAATATTTAGAGAATAGAatttattccctaaatttagagaagtattgtttataaatacataatttagaaatgGATGAGGTAGCtgatgtaaaaaaattttaattttaactatcctatctaaaatttaagataaaatttttaaataaagtaTATGATATGGATGCTACTATCATAGTTGGGAAGGATATGTGTGTTGAATTTGAAGCTTCTTCAGTTTGGTAAAATTTCATTTTAAGATTTCTGTTAAGGGGCAACTCCTCAAATGCCTGATTGTTTTACATGGGTCGTTAATGCCCTGATTGTCAACTGCTAATTATATAGAAATACGACTGAAGAAAAGGACAAAAAGAAACTTGCAGCTCCAAGATTGAATGAAAGGATATTATCATCATCATTGTCCAGCAGATCAGTGGCTGCTCATCCTTGGCATGATCTTGAAATAGGTTGATACTTGATAATGTTTTAGTGGCAACATTTTATCTATTAGTTAAAGTTTTCTTACTGCAATTTCTGTTTAGGTCCTGAGGCCCCTGCTGTGTTCAATGTTGTAAGTATTTTTGATTTCTTTGAAATCATATCAAGTAGGCATATTAAATCAACTATCATAATTGCCCCCCTTCCCCTCACGTGAAGAAAATACAAACTGAAAGGTGTGGTTTTATTTGACGAATATGAACTGATGTCAATAATCAAGTATTTACTCAATTTGAGGAACTGCAAGTATTTGACTTTTAAACTAGAGTTTCAGAGAAAAATAAGGTTTAAATGTCAGTGGAATTGTTCTGATAACcgtgttggatatatgtgaatggaaaaGAGGTGGAAAGGAACCTTAATCAGCCCTGTTTTGGTTATGTTCTATATCAAGTCATTTCATTTATTGAAGTTGATTTCTGTAAGCTGTCTTGGTTATGTTTCATATCAAGTCATCTCATTTTTTAGCATTAGGTTGTGGAGATCACAAAAGGAAGTAAAGTGAAATATGAACTTGACAAAAAGACAGGGCTGATTAAGGTTTGTCTACTCTTCTACATTTAAATTTTATGTTCAAACTTTTAAACACCATTGCATGTTATTATGTGAGCTATTTTGTTGATTGTATCTGTAAATTTTTTTCTGTTGATACTACTGAATCACTGGAGACATTTTCAGGTGGATCGCATCTTGTCCTCTTCAATGGTATACCCTCATAACTACGGTTTCATTCCTCGTACACTTTGCGAAGACAATGATCCAATGGATGTTCTGGTCCTCATGCAGGTTGAACCCTACTGCTAAAAGCTATTTAATACTAAGCCTTACATCTTCTGTGATATACACAAACTATAAAGCTCTTGCATTAGTTTTCCAATGTTATTTAGCATGTCGTGATTCGTTTATCATAGTGAAAAAGACTAATGGGAGAACCAAAGTTCACCTGAACCTAGCTGGTTACTACTGTTTCATCGATGAGGATGGTGCTTATTTTATGGAAATCGCCTATGAATAAGAACCAGTTCTTCCTGGATGCTTTCTACGAGCCCGGGCCATTGGTCTTTTGCCTATGATTGATCAGGGAGGGAAGGATGATAAGATTATTGCAGTTTGTGCTGATGATCCTGAGTTCCATGACTTCAATAACCTTACTGAGTTATCTCCTCACCGTCTTGCAGAAATAAGACACTTCTTTGATGAATGTATCCTTTCGTAGTTTAAGTTTTTTCTCCAGTGATGAAATTCTAGGTTCTTGACAAGCTCTTCAGACAAAAAGAATGAGAATAAAGGGGTTGCTGTCAATGAATTCTTGCCGGCAGCTACTGCTCGAGGAGCCATTCAGTATTCAATGTAAGCttttaatcaatattacatactaGTGGAATTAGCAGAGCTTTTTCTTTTTGTCAAGAACATTTACCCTTAATTTCTGTTTAATtcagtaaaactttcaaaaagaaACCAAGAAAGCATGAATAGTTGAAAATCATGGTTTATGGTTCTTGTTGCAGGGATCTTTATGCTGAATACACGCTGCAGACCTTGAGACGGTAAGGTGCCTTCCCAGATTTTAAAACTGCTTTAGTCGAAGCCAAAGGCAGAGATTGATTACAGAAATTCAAATAGAGCACTCGTAATTTGTTGCGTAAGCAAACTTCGATTGAAGATCATCAAAatctgatatttttttaaaatgcacAACCATTTTTCGACTGATGCATCTTTAAGCTTCAAGCTGAAACTAGAAGATTTAGTGTCGGGGATTACAGCTAAAGTTGAACAGCACCTTTCGATAATAAAAATCAGTACTTTTGAAAAGGCAGAGAGAACAGAACAATAAACAGAGTAGGGATATAGCACGAGACTTATAACTCAGGCCCTCTCCCCGCGGATGCGGCGAGCGAGTTGGATGTCCTTTGGCATGATGGTGACCCGCTTGGCATGGATGGCGCAGAGGTTGGTGTCTTCGAAGAGACCGACAAGATAAGCCTCGGCCGCCTCCTGAAGCGCCGCCACGGCCGAGCTCTGGAACCGGAGGTCGGTCTTGAAGTCCTGCGCGATCTCGCGCACGAGGCGCTGGAACGGCAGCTTGCGGATGAGCAGCTCGGTGCTCTTCTGGTACTTGCGGATCTCCCTGAGAGCCACGGTCCCGGGGCGGAAGCGGTGAGGCTTCTTAACGCCGCCGGTCGCCGGCGCCGACTTCCGGGCGGCCTTCGTGGCCAACTGCTTCCTCGGGGCCTTGCCGCCGGTAGACTTGCGAGCCGTCTGCTTCGTTCTCGCCATCGCTTGCACCGACGCAAAATTAGGGATCCACGAACCAGAGCCGGCTGAGAAATCGACAGTCGAGATGGAGAACGAGAGCAGCGAAGGGGATTTTAAATAGGGAGAAAAGAGGCGGGATCCGGTATTGGTTTCGAGAATTTCGGCGCCTGATAGAGTCGTTCGTCGGATTAGTTCTCCTTGAACGGTTAGGATTCAGTCTGATGATGGCGATCCGTGGGCTTCGCGATGATTGGTGGTTATTCTTTAAGGGGCAATCATGGCAATAACTCGTGGGACAGATTCGCGTTGGGTGTGGTTGCCTACTTGCCTATGTGATttgaatatataatataataaggtataaattataatatagaaCCATGtgcattatattttattttgtattgtatttaatatttaaaatttatttgtcttTAAGAAAgtcatattatataatttatttaagaaaTTTACCTGCTTAGTTGTGTGCTTCCTCTGGGATAGATGATCTTTGAAGCAAAGGCTCTGGCTTCGGCTCCAAATAAAGATCCTTTgatctagatttttaaattaatttgaaatccctatttatttatttgatggGGTAGACGGTATCCCACATATTTAATAAGTAGAGTCTAACTCACCCTGTAAATAAGTTTGTAGATCCTCCTTGGTCCAGAAGATCCTAGACTAGAGGATCTAGCTCCAATCTAAGTAGAAATTCTTTGATCCAGGATTTTTGAATCAGTCCTGAATCCTTACCCATTTATTAATGGGGTGGATTATACCTTACTTGTTAAATAGATGGGAGTTCACCCCATAAATGAGTTTGTAGAGTTATTTCTGATCTAGAAGATCTTAGACTAGAGGATCTGGCTCCAGTCTGAAGACGGATCCTCTAGTTTGTAAGTTACGGATCAAAAAATGATCCACTCCATACATTAGTTTGTTTTGATGGCCCCTATCTATTTAACAAAGTAGGTTCATCAAAATTAACTAATTACAGTAAATAGACTATCCTCTTGTCCATAATTTACAAACTAAAAGATCTCGACTGCTTAGTCCAAACATGAATCCTCTAATCCAAGATTTCTAAATCAATCATAGATACATTCATTTATTAATAGAATGGATATATCTTATATGTTAAATAAGTACGATCCAGTTCACCCTTATAAATGAGTTTACAAGGTTTTCTTTTATCCAAAATATCTTGGATAAGAGGATTTGGCTCCGCGCCTGCATAACAAATATTAATATTGATTGGAagggaaatattttttttttattttacaaactATAAAATGTAAAATGTAACATTCTAAACTATTGGGGAAGAATTAGATGAAAGCACGACGTTTAAATTGAAACTTATATTAAGGAAATTGAGACTATTTTTATAATGCAATGTATGAGGTTGAGAGATGTTTTGTAAAATGCATAAAATGTTAGAtcgagataaaaaaaaattgttctttTTTAAATAAATGAAGATACCAGCATGCTGTACTTGGACCCTATTCGTGTTGGCCAATAGAAGCGCGGTATACTTTTCTAGAAATTTAAATTGGATATCTGCATTGTCGCCGTTAGTTCCCATGGAAAAAAAGGGAGAATACGCCAGTCCAAAAGGATTCCTTTCGATTGGCGACTATGGAATTGGATCGGCAACGCAACAGCAACCTTCGATGCTCCGCCTCGGTTCAATCGATCGGAGTTCAGTTGGCGTCGCGATCACCGGCGACCTAACTCCGCCCAGCAGATCGAAGCAAGGAAGAAGGGAAGGTGAGTTCAGCTTTCTCAATATCGGTTTTTGTCTTGTGGAGTTCGGTTGGATCCGTGTATCTTTGTGTTGCTTTGATTCGTAGGTTTTTGGGGAAAAGATAAGATTTTGTTGTTCTAGTTGAGGAGGATCGAGAACTGAGATCGGAGTCGCGGCTGATGGGTGTTTGAGCTGGGGCTTCTGTTTGATTTCAATTCATTTCCTCTGACTCCTGAGTCCTCACAGAAAGTAGGGGGAAACCCCCAGTTTTTTGTCGACGTTTGGAACCTCTGGTGGTGTATTTGGGATTAGTCGGAGCTGCAAAGTCTGGAGGAGGCTCCTTCAGCTATCTGGAAGTCGAATAGTTATAAATCGTCAGCGATCTTGAGTTGGGCTTTGGAATTCTTGCAAACAAGAAGCTCACTTGATAGAAAGAGTTCAGAACCTAAGGCCTGAAGTGTGCACGAGAACAAAATTTGAAGTATGTGGAAGCTGACTAGAAATGAAGAGGAGGATTACTTCCCTTCATCCCCAAGAAAGGACTGGTCAATTGGGCTGATGAAGTTTGTATTGGTTCTAGGTATTTTTATGATGGGGGTTGTTCTAGGATTGTGCTTGAGCTCCACCTTTACCCACGACTTCAATTCACGGACTGAGCTGTTCTTCCCATCAACGATGTACTCTACGAACTGTGATAAGGACTGTTTAAGCATTAAGAGCTTTCTTGGCCCAAAACACTTGAAGCATAGCATGACAGATGACGAACTTTTCTGGCGGGCATCATTGGTTCCCCAAATGGAGGAGTATCCATTTAACAGGGTGCCAAAGGTGGCTTTTTTGTTCTTGACAAGGGGGCCATTGCCTTTTGTGCCACTTTGGGAAAGGTTCTTTAAGGGACACAAAGGGTTATATTCGATTTACGTCCACACGTTTCCTGACTATAAGCTCAATGTCAATGAGGATTCTGCATTTTATGGCCGACTAATCCCAAGCGAAGTAAGTACTCTGTTTCAAACCACATTCCAAATATTTCCTACCTATATCTATTGAATGATTGTTAAATGGCAGATGAATCCTAATCAAACTGCCTAATATTTTTGTGTCATGACTcatgatacaattttttttttcgtttATCCCAACATCGGCATAAATGTCTTGCATCTCAAAATGGATGTGTTTCATGTTCTTGGTAATGGATTAAACAAAATAGATAATGTAATGCTACCATATAGTCTTCTGTACAGTTACAGTTTAGATAAATGCATGTTCATTATAGGAATacttttttttgcaacttgtttaaaTTATTTGAGTATGAACAAGTATGGACATTCTTCAGTTATCCTTGTCACCATTGTTTAAAGTTCTAGTTAATTTGAAACAATGCTCAGAAGCTCAAATTAAATTTCATTTATATCTCTGTATGGATTGGTGTTTTGCAGGAGGTGTATTGGGGATCTATTACATTGGTTGACGCTGAGAAGCGTTTGTTAGCAAATGCTTTACTGGATTTTTCCAATGAACGCTTTGTTCTTCTCTCCGAAAGCTGCATACCGATATATAATTTCCCCACTGTCTATGAGTACCTCATAAACTCTGCCCATAGTTTTGTTGACTCGTATGATGTGGATACGCCACAAGGGCGTGGACGCTACAACCGACGCATGGCTCCACATATACAGCTATATCAATGGAGGAAAGGCTCTGAATGGTTTGAGCTCAAGCGGGAGCTGGCAGTAAGCATAGTTGCAGACAATAATTATTACTACATCTTTAGAAAATACTGCAAGCCTTCATGCTATCCTGATGAACACTACATTCCAACATACCTGAACATGTTCCATGGTGCTCTCAATGCAAATCGTAGCATCACTTGGGTTGATTGGTCAAGAGGTGGGCCTCATCCAGCAAGCTACGGTGCTCCAAGTATCACGGCGGGTTTCATCAAAGCCCTTAGGAATAATGGGACCTTCTGTATGTATAACTCGAAGTCATCTtccatttgttttctttttgcaAGAAAATTTGCTCCTAGTGCCTTGGCACCTCTGATGAACCTCACTTCCGAAGTCATGGGCTTTTGATATGTCCTTTATTGTCGGTGTCACTCCATGAGATTGATTCCTGCCTGTTTTATATAGCAGATAGATGGCTTATGTGTGATTTACCCTGTTCTAACTTTGGTCTCGGAGATGAGAAATGAGAAGGAACAGCTGAGCAGAACTCTTCTAATTTTTTGACGTTTTCACAGTAGTTTGTATCAGGAACTCACTTTGACACCTTTTTATAGCTAGTAAAGTTCCTTTTACTTTGTCCATCTCACACTAGTTCTGCGAACAAGTTGGCCTTTATCTCATTTATTGACTTCAATGGTGCAACTTAGAAAAGTGAAGAACTTTGTATCCATTTCGACATCTGCATTTCAAATATCAGGATCATATGCCTATGGGAATTTGATCGACCAAATGTTGTTACACTTTTGTCTATTGTTAATTCGAATACATTCAAGTTCCTAATCACAAGGCTGTCTTTTTCGCTGACTGGAAAATTAAGCGTATTGAGGTGTCTGCCAAAAGAGGAGGCCAAAACAGTTTGCTATTTTGTCAGATATTAATGaaaattttgtaatatttcagtTCTATAGAAGCATCTTATAGTAAGTGCCATTAGTTACTTCCATTTTATGTCACACTGAATGGTAAAGTTTGACAAGGAAAGTGATTAGATTAAGTTCTTCCCTTAATGTTCCATTCTTGTCAGTTTGGCTCAAGCAATGATTGTATTTTTCAATTGATCTGTAATTAATTCTCTGTTTTTTCTTCTCAAATGTAAAGACTTAGCAACAAGACTTACTCTTCTATGTTAAAAAGATGCTATGCTACATCTCCTAACTCATATTGAATTGCTACAACAAAGAATTTAGGTATTAATAGAAACTGGGAAAAGAAAAACACATCAATTGTCAGAAGAAAGAATAAAACAGTACAAAATTAGTAAACGTTATATCAAAATGATTAGGTTTGGTGTtcgaatttatttatattcattcaatatacataaaattaattttaacattaATATTTATGAATCAGGTTCGTCATTAAAATTCTtattaatatgttaaataaataaaaaagaataaatttaacattaatatttatgaatcatgttcatcattaaaaaaaaaaaactgttatTGATctgttaaacaaataaataaatttttatatttaataaataaatttgtattgCCAAGCTTAATAATTcaccaaataaatttaaaatatagaaAAGATATTTGAATTGAGAACTCAATATAATAAATAATGCAGAATTatgggaaaagaaaaacaaaagggaGAAGCAAACAAGTACTGAAGTCGTTATTTAAAACACTAATTTTACAGGATTCGGCGATCTGAAGCATGATTCTAATTCACAATGCTGACAAGAATTTATTTCATTTTCACCATCAAAGAAATGCTTTTTACCGCAccgtctgttttttttttttctaaacaagAGATCTTAAACGGGCTCATGATTCGGCCGAcagggcggcggcggcggtggcgcAGTCGAAACCGCAGCTGCAGCTTGGACATTCCTCGAAGTTGGAGACGGGGAAGGAAGCGGAGAGAGGGCCGACGTAGAAGTTGAGGGCGGCGTCGCTCCGCGCGACGCTGCCGATGCTGAACCAAGCGAAGAGGATCTTGACGCTGACCCCCTTCAGGTTGGTCAGCGCCCCGGCTTCCACCTTCCCAGTGATCTTCCTGCCGTACTTGAGCACGTACCCGCCGTCCACCTTGAACTTGCAATCGCCGGCCAGGAACACCGTGAAGCTCCCGTCGCCCTTCAGCTCGTAGCTCTGCACGCCCTCCGGAAGGATGCCCTTGGGGAAATCGAACTTCTCGAGCATCTCGTAGGCGGAGGGTTGCTCGGAGCCCGGCGAGTCGGCGGAGGAGAGGGTTAGGGCGgagacgaggaggaggaggaggaggacgcaAGATTGAATTTTGAAGGTAGCCATTGGCCCATTGCCGAAAGATTGGATTTTGAGATGGTTTCGTGAAGATTGTCTCGCGAGGAATCGAATGCGGAGAGGCGATTGGATTTTGATGACGAACAGGAGGCGGAATAGAGTTTAGGCAGGTATGAAACAGGCCCAAGCAAGGTGGCGACAGACTGGAATTTTGGTGAAGCACGTTAAAATATTGTCTTCGGGATTccgaaaaggaaaaaaatcaaaataataatttttaaaaaaaaaacaaattgtgTGTTCCGCATGCAAAATCTCTAGAAATAGACTTAAGGGTAGGCCATTAATCTATCCAATCCATTGTTATCTCTCTCCTAAATGGTTTCACTAACCCTAATTTCTTTGATAGGCACCACCCTTTTAAGAGGGGGTCTTGTGTATTTTAGTTTTGCTTGAATTAGTTTTGAGAAACACTTATTTATAGGCCGCTACTTGTGCCACTAAAAGAATAATCGAGATTAGCGACTAAATTATTCGGTCGCTAAAAGTTTCATTGTCAACATTGATTAGTAATGGAAAAAACATTCCATCACTAAAATTAACGACTGAAAGTTTATTTTCATCgttaatttttagtaaaattttgatagaacCTTTTTTAATTGAACAACCATATTAACATCAAAACAATATCATAAACGACGGTATCAACAATGATATCACATAAACAACGATATCAACTGTTACATCAATATTTACTGTATTAACAAAATAAATATAGATCAACAAACAAAGTTACAAAATAATAATACATTCAACATTCATTATATTAATAAATCATCGTACATAGTTCAAAAACATTTCAAATACTttcatcacaaaatcaaaataGTTCTCaaacccccctctctctctctctctctctctatctctctctctctatatatatatatagtatcaaaaatatcaaaatcattttatatttttttattagtgaTAAACAAAAAACTAAATAAACACACCTCAGACTGAGTTACTTACCAGTAGTGTTCGAGTCCTGACTCTCCTAAGAGTCAAAAGCATTCGGTGTTAGAAAAGCAAAAGAACTCATTAATGGAAAGCGAGAGAAGAATTTGTGCACATGTTGCTCTATTGTCATCTGGACCCGATCATCAATCGGCACCTCTACTATTGTCATATGATCcttcaattcttgatttttttttccttaagaCTTTCACTTAATAGATGATGAAGAACCAGGACGACGACCCCTAGGAGCCCTCGCATGCTCATAAGCGACTTTTGCCATTCATACACTCAGGATGATTACACGGATGACAACCCCAATGAAAGTTGTATTTTTTGCATTTATAATGATTATACAAATAATATAACTCATTGTCATTCATACACTCATGATGACTCTCTTAACAAACTCTTCAACTCCATGAAAATATTCttatgtgataaatatattttctaacatATTATACATCCAagttttattaatatatattataatCTAATGAGAAAAAAATTACAACATTATTAAAAGTGTCAAACTAAGCATGCAtattgttgggattcaatcaaagtctcatattgaaaaaatttagaaaatataatagatttaaaaggatataagatatcttcattgacatgaggccttttgggtaaacTCTAAGAGTAAAGTCATGATAGCACATGCCCAAAGTGAACTTCATGTCATTGTGAAAATATGTGGATCTTCTTTTacacaacaattagtatcagagctatagGTTTTGacagatttcttcaacatgtcggggatgACTTCTGCAAAGTTTGATGGAACCGGAAACTTCGGATTAAGGCAGAGAAgagtcaaggacttgttggtgcaacaaggcatggtaaAGGCGCTAGGAGGAAAGCAACCAAAAATCGGAAAGCATAGAGAGATCAGATTAGGAAGAACTTCAAGCGAAGGCAGTGgcaacaatcaggctttgtcttacggatgatgtgatgtaccatgtcatggatgAGGAGTCACCAATGgcagtttggcaaaagctggaaagccggtACATGTGAAAATCACTGACAAATAAGCTGTATCTCAAGTAGAAATTATTCAGGCTGAAGATGACAAAAGGAACCGATCTAAGTCAACACATCAATTTCAACTAAATTGTGAGTGATCTGAAGTgagttgatgtgaagatcgaagatgaagacacggcgctgatgttgttgaattctctaccttcatcttctACGTATGAGAATTTAGTTACTACTTTGATATGA contains:
- the LOC122024512 gene encoding uncharacterized protein LOC122024512, whose translation is MATFKIQSCVLLLLLLVSALTLSSADSPGSEQPSAYEMLEKFDFPKGILPEGVQSYELKGDGSFTVFLAGDCKFKVDGGYVLKYGRKITGKVEAGALTNLKGVSVKILFAWFSIGSVARSDAALNFYVGPLSASFPVSNFEECPSCSCGFDCATAAAALSAES
- the LOC122024801 gene encoding histone H3.2, whose translation is MARTKQTARKSTGGKAPRKQLATKAARKSAPATGGVKKPHRFRPGTVALREIRKYQKSTELLIRKLPFQRLVREIAQDFKTDLRFQSSAVAALQEAAEAYLVGLFEDTNLCAIHAKRVTIMPKDIQLARRIRGERA
- the LOC122023665 gene encoding glycosyltransferase BC10-like, whose amino-acid sequence is MWKLTRNEEEDYFPSSPRKDWSIGLMKFVLVLGIFMMGVVLGLCLSSTFTHDFNSRTELFFPSTMYSTNCDKDCLSIKSFLGPKHLKHSMTDDELFWRASLVPQMEEYPFNRVPKVAFLFLTRGPLPFVPLWERFFKGHKGLYSIYVHTFPDYKLNVNEDSAFYGRLIPSEEVYWGSITLVDAEKRLLANALLDFSNERFVLLSESCIPIYNFPTVYEYLINSAHSFVDSYDVDTPQGRGRYNRRMAPHIQLYQWRKGSEWFELKRELAVSIVADNNYYYIFRKYCKPSCYPDEHYIPTYLNMFHGALNANRSITWVDWSRGGPHPASYGAPSITAGFIKALRNNGTFCMYNSKSSSICFLFARKFAPSALAPLMNLTSEVMGF